One genomic window of Anthonomus grandis grandis chromosome 3, icAntGran1.3, whole genome shotgun sequence includes the following:
- the LOC126734275 gene encoding uncharacterized protein LOC126734275 — translation MAAYTIEEYADIVFAYGRANGNTREAQRIYEEQYPNRRVPHHNTFANTFRRLRETGNLSFQEPKINRRQYDVAVDENGIRVFDEDPTTSTRKVATDLNISTWKAWSVVKAEGRHPFHYTPVQGLLQADYEQRVQFCRFLLHADVENRHFLKSILWTDESTFTRAGIFNQHNLHYWENKNVNPHLTRAKSFQTKFSVNVWAGVIRRHLIGPHYLPRNLNGDNYLHF, via the exons ATGGCTGCATACACTATCGAAGAATACGCCGATATTGTCTTTGCTTATGGAAGAGCCAATGGTAATACGCGAGAAGCACAAAGAATTTATGAGGAGCAATACCCCAATAGGCGTGTGCCCCACCACAAcacttttgctaacacttttcgtCGATTAAGGGAAACAGGCAATCTAAGTTTTCAAGAACCGAAAATCAATCGGAGGCAGTATGATGTTGCTGTAGATGAAAACGGAATTCGCGTATTCGATGAGGATCCCACCACTAGTACAAGGAAAGTAGCTACAGATCTGAACATTTCTACATGGAAAGCATGGTCAGTTGTCAAGGCAGAAGGAAGGCATCCTTTCCATTACACCCCAGTGCAAG GTCTTCTACAAGCCGACTATGAGCAACGGGTACAATTTTGCCGCTTTTTGCTTCACGCAGACGTTGAAAatagacactttttaaaaagcatcttatggacagatgaatcaacatttacacgtgcggggatatttaaccaacataatttacattattgggaaaacaaaaacgtaaatccGCATTTGACCAGAGCCAAGTCTTTCCAAACAAAATTCagtgttaatgtttgggcaggtgtgATTAGGAGACACCTCATCGGTCCACACTACTTGCCGAGAAACCTCAACGGGGacaattacttacatttttaa